Below is a window of Osmia bicornis bicornis chromosome 8, iOsmBic2.1, whole genome shotgun sequence DNA.
TAGCATCGAAATACACGAGCGGATATAGTAAACTATGATTAACTTGACCAGGAAATGAAAGGGAGGAGGAGAACACTGCGGCGCAAGGGATAGAGATCAGTATATGGTCAGACGTATTTCAACCTCCACTTTTCTCGCCATAATTTTTCACTCGTgcattattttgaatattgtCTCAGGGAAAAGTAGTTCTAAATAGAGGGAACTTTAGATACATATAAAgttttttaaagaattttcattttttaatataattgtctGATAAATTTCGATGTTTTCTACTTGTTTTGTTATTCTATCGATTATTACTTCGAATAACACGTCTGAATGAACATATTTACTTTCAGATATTGTAAATAACATTATTAAgaatataaatattgaattttaattcaagtACCATTGGGTCGCAATTGACCTAGCTCGGTATCAAAATTTCCATTCCCTCTATTCTcttccattttttatttagcCAACATGTTCAATAGTCGTCTGAAAACATAGCCGTGAATGCTTGATTCAAAGAGAACAAACAAACAACAATATCACTTATGATTTCCCGCTTAAAGTGGAGCGTGGCGTACGGCAACCAATTACGTTAAAAGATCCTCGCCACAGGCTACAAGTTCTGCCTCCTCTCGTGAATAAAAAACGAGCCGAATGTAGAAAAAGCTTGGTCGGAGTAAgcaaggaaataaaaaaaaaaaaaaggaagacaGAAAAGGGTCGCTGGAAGAAAGTTGAGGACGGGGGTTGGTTTCCGTTTGCCGGAACAACTATAGGCCAGCATCGTCATTATGAATTATCTATGCGCGAGTGACGCCTGCGCTTTTACGACTAAAAAAAAAGCGAATTTTCACTGACGGATCGGTAAACCTGTCCCATTGGTCGGCCAACAAAAGATGGAATTATTTGTTACGCGAAAACATCTGCCTTTGTGGCGATCCTTTTCATTTGCAATTGGAAAATATAGAACGCGTGTAACAACCTGAGAATCATTAATGGggaatattatttttcgtttGTTCGTTTTAAAACTCCTCTGCCAGAAGATCGACGGGGatgttaattttctttcgtttctgtTCCTTCGAATATGCTTACCCTTtgtaagaaattttaatacgtAATTGAAGCGGGtgaatcaattttttaaactttcctTCTACGCTATCGGCCTCGTCAAAACTTTCGAAACCTCTGAAAGCGTAACTTCCATGGGGAGGGTCTTTGATGATGGTTGAAAGGCTTGGGAAAGAATTAACTTGATATTGCTTCTTGGTAGCACATTGTACGATATTGGGATAGATGATTTCCTTGGATCATTATTTAGCCACCGTTTTACGAAATAAATggcgaataataaaaataaaaaccgACAGAATGGAAGATGGAATCTCATCTGGGATTCTCATTACGCGAAAAGCATTAAGAACAGGAGAACAAGGAATCGGTTTTCGACGGTAAAAGTCACTCCTCGATAAAAGCGAGTTTCGCTGACGAATCGGCGAACGTAAAACGAACCGGACGAGGGCAACAAAGACGGGACATTTATCGAAAGCTGTTAACAGAACGAACGGGACAACCGGGCGAAATTACTTCGCCTCCACCCGGGAGCGTGAAAAGTTAAACGTCGATCTCTACTCGAATCGACCTCTCCACTGGATATTCTATGAATCGCGAAACGTTTCCACGTTTCTCTACGAAAATACACCGTTATACATGGGGGTCCTTTCGATGGAAACTTGAGTGAAACATTAACGAAGTTTATCAAACTGAACGAAATTGGATATTTTAAGTTTAAGctcgttttaattaaattatcgcCGTATGTGTttcagttaaaaataatttaaaaacggAAAAATCATCCGTTTTAAtcataaaatttgaaatggAATTTTCATTACTCATTGAGAGCACTGAGGATCTGGTTATTGAATAATGGAATAAATCTTtgtataaatttcaattttaaaatgaaactcAACAGAGAACTATGAACCCTCTTCAGCTCTTATACCGTATGAATTTTAGTTCATTCTACGCGAGACAAGTTTGCATAAACATTTTTAGTTTAatcataataattaaatttatccGAGCGACAGGTTGTTATGTCAGTCTGGAGCGTAGGAATATTTTAGAACTTCCAGAAAGTTAAGATTAAATTTCCAACGTGCCTTGtacgaaatagaagaaaaagcaCATTTTATTGCTGCAAATTTAGTACAAATTAAACGCGTTAAAGAACAAGTACCCGATAGTTGAACAAACGATTCTGTCAAAAAATCTAACGCGAAATTAACAGATCATCGAACGGGTAACAAGATCTGCCACAAATCAGCCCGATATCGCGTGACCGGACCCCGTGTCCAATCAAATTACCTCTCGAATTTCAATCAGCGTCGATTAACAAACCGGCTACGCTTAATTTCCCTGTTCCGAAGAATAATTTCAACAAGCTCGATGTCTATTAAAGTATCTCCGGAACTGCGGCAACGCGATAAAAATCGTGCCGAGGGTAACGGCGGTGGTGGAGgcggcggtggtggtggtgcaTCGATTCGGAAACATTCGAAAAAGTTTCTTCGAAACTCGCCCGGTAACTTGGTACTTACCTTAGCAGCGATCGCCCTTCGGTCCGTATCGTGGCAGAGCTCAACTTCCCACGGCCGTTTCGCGAGGCATATCGGCTCGCCAAAGCGGAACAAACTTTTCCCAGTTGTTCGCTGGGATCCAGAGAACCGAGGGATCTCCCCTCTGCCTGAAAAATCTCCTGGAAACTTGCTCCTGCGAAATCTCGACCAGAAGAATCTATCTGTGAAACGAGACCGAATCCAAGCACTCACTCGGGGGGCGAGGAAACACTCCGGGATCTGTTTCTGAATCGGACACTTCTTCGGACACTGATCAACAGTTTCTGCTTGGCTCTTGGAAAAAGGACGTGGTCGAGGAGAGATTCATCTCCGGTAGCGGTACCACCATGATTCTCCCATCTTTTTTTATGGAAACTCGATTACCATGAGACTCGGTGGATCAGTTTCTTCGGACGTCAGCTTGCGGGATGACGCGCCTCTGTCAGACCCATTCAGAGGTTCGTTCGGCACCGACAGCCACGTTGTTTCACGCTGCATCCGCTCGCAGCATCCTCTGGCCGGGATCGCGTGTTCGGAGAACCCGGTGACGCGACGCGGTTCCCGAGCGGACATGGACGCGATCAGGACATCTGGTGGATCGTTAGGCTCGATGGATACGATTTCGTGGTCTAATAATGGTTTTCCGTCGATTGAACGAGGAACGACGTTCGTCGAGTGCCGTGAGAACTGTCCACCGTCCATGAACAGCGTCGCCGGCACGGACGCACCCCGTAGAAGGGCGCACACGGCGCATGCGAAATGAACCGTTGGTAGCAGTGCGCATACGCTACCTCGTGCGGTCCGATCACCGCATGAAGGAACGCCGCAGCCCCGTTACAACTTCCCCTATCGTTTTCTCACCCCTTCGTTACCACCACCACTCTTCACCCTCGCGAAAGGGATCTCTGTCGCGCGTCTTTTTCGTCTTCTTCGAGGAACGTACGGCTGGAGAGACGTCAAAGGCCGAGGCCACACACTCGATGGCTATGCTTGTGATCTTTTCGGCTTGATCTCCCTCTTGATTGGTCGCTTTATGAGGAAGTACGCGGTTCGCTTGCCATCGAGCTACCATCAGGAGATTGATGGGTTTCTGCTTTGAGAGAGCCGGCTCCGATGGAGATTGAAAGATAGGGATGATGAAGTGATGAAATTGTTGAATTGGGTGTGATCGATTTGAATGATTCCATCGGTGATCGGTATCGTACGACGCCTCCAATTTCTAGCCCGATCTCGAAGAAAACTAGTTCTCTAATATTTCGTCAAGGTGTTTCATTCGGAGACTTTGGAAACCTTCTTTGATTTTAGAGAATTACTCCgagttaattttcaataattgatttaataaattgaaacttaTTTTCACCTCGTCGAATTTAATTACCAGCTGTTGGGTAACGAAGAAATCTTAACAATAGCTGCGTTAATTACTCAGACCGGTCTCCGGATAAACGTACAAATTTCTTTCCGAATATATTTCATAAGAAGCGCGCATTTTCCACCCTCTTTTCTCACCCCTTCTAGATGTTTTTTCGGCAAAGCCAGGCGTTGGGATTGCAAAGATGAGTTCTTTGTACCTTCGACGATTGTGCTCCCTTTATTTTCCTCCCCTTTCAAGCTTTCCACcctttcacatttttcccgtGGACTGAGccatgaaagaaagaaaaacctTTCCATCCCCTATTTGTGTAACAGACGTCTCCGTCAAGCCAGTCAGCCGATAGAATCATAATTTTCACGCGCCCATCCCTTCGGACAACCGCTCGTAATCGTCTTTGATTTCGAATCCCTTTTTTTTCGGGGCGAATCACTGTGACCCAGTATTCCAGTCTTATTATATTCAtcgaaataatatttcatttcatctcTATGAATTTCGTCGTCGTGTTAATTTGAACACGGCGGTGAATGCTTCGTTATCGACGATAATTCATCAATGAATCCCTGAATTATTATTCTCTCGAAGGCGACGTTtgctttaattttatttcaaaacaaAACTCACCAAACATGGTAGAAGGTGTAGAACGTGGCTGATGGTCGGCTTTGGTCACCTGTCGCATctgaatatatatttaatggTACGCACGAATGCGCGCACCTTTGCAATCACCTCCTCTTGCATTAGATTGAAGCACATCGCGATCAACGCCATTCCTGTAACGAAATATGTATCGATACAACTGTGTATCACACTCTGGCAAAGTAATTCAGCACGGATTGATAAATGAAAGCGTTCATTCGCTTAGCGTTCTAACATCATCGCAATAATCTAAATCGATGCTTTTAAATCATGAAACAGTTATCGGAATCTCGTTCGCCACTCGAAAACGACGCTTCAAAAGCCTCTTTCAGTGTTGAAAGAAGGCGtgggggaaaaaaagaaatatcaagCTACTCGATTCGCGTCAGCTCCGAGAAGAATTCACGCGCTAGTGTCAGAGTTTAGTTTCGCTAGGTATGAAAGGACCTCCGGGGTGGGGAGAATGAAAAGCGATCGATCTTCTGACCCTTGACACGCTTCGCGGCACTTTGGCCCTCGATTCATTAAGCGTCGCGACGATACCAGGCGTCTGGAAAATTTGACAAACTACACGGTAATCGaggattttctttttccatcatcgatgaaaaattgaaaagatcCAACGCCCTCGCGCGACAACCTGTTCCATCGGAAATCAACGGGAATCCAATCGTCGCTTTGCCAAATTACACCCAAGTACCGaggatattttatttttctccaaACTTGTTTACACCGTTtcgtatataaaataaaatcgagGAGATTCGTTTGCGATGTCACTCACCGAGCATCAGGTACATGGAGCAGAAGATGAAGGATAAATCGAGAGCCTGAGCGGCGTAGATTTTGTCACCTGGCACGATGTCCCCGAAACCGATGGTCGACAAGGAGACGAAGCAGAAATAAGAACCGTCCAGCATGTTCCAGTCTTCCCATTCGGAGAAGAGGATCGCACCGCCCCAGATGTATCTGGAAAAGTCATTTCCAACCAGAGAAATATACGTTCCTTACACTATTTCGAAACTGGTTACagtctttttttcttattaaaaagaaggaaacagaaggAACGATATTAATGCGAATGAAATCGTAGTGGAAATAGAGAAATGTTGATTTAAAGGGGTTGCTAGTCGGACAAGTGGAATAGGTCGATGTATGGTCAGACATGTATGGTGGTCTACGTTGTCAGACAGGACAATGAGATGAGCAGACAAGTAGAATGAGGACAGTAGATAATTAGACAAGTATAATAACGGAGAATGTAAATTATCCAAcaagaattattttataatacaacACATTTTAAACGATCcaaaattttcacaattaatTGCCAATCTAATTATTCGATTATCGACGCTTACCCAACCATTATCGCGacgcaaagggttaaaggcACGGTGACGCGTTGCGGATCGTAACTGCTACTGTCGTCATCATCCTCTTCGTCTTCGTCGTTTCTATCACCCTCTTCCACCCTGTCGTTTTCCAAAGAGATCTTGTCCACGTCGAACGAATCGATTTCCCTGCCATTCGCGTCAATCATCTGCCAACGAGCGTTGATATCATATCAGAGCTTCCTGCTAAAAATACAAAAGGCTGATCGAGATTTACCTGCCAATGATTTCTCCTAACATCACCACCCTCCTGTCGAGGCCTGACTGCGAATTCGTGGGTCCTCCTGCGACACCTTCAACCCggaattatttcatttcaaattttctgcttcaaatttaataaaagatagGCTTACTTGCAGAGACAGCAACGAGCGTACGTCCATTTGAAGCTTTTCGCGAGAATGTCACCGATGTTGCTCAAATAGAGGAGGAAAAGTGGCAAGCCTATTATGGCGTACACTATGGTCGCCACTTTGCCCCATTTCGTCTTTGGACAAATATTTCCATAGCCTGTAAAAtggattttttaaatattaaaatctgTCCTTATCAAATATGTAACCAACTCGTTACGATGAATATTTGATCGTGTACATATTATCCATCCAGAACTGTGATAGTTTCATTTGGTTCGAAACTACGTCCACGAGGGAGTTGGGTATGAAATTTTCGTACGATTAGCAGGGAACCGGGAGGTAGTCCAGGTAAAATCGTGAAGGTTTCCCGAATAAATTTCACCGGTGACGATGGGCGCGGGGTGTGGGTGGTTCTGGTTCGCTGGAAGCAACCGATGCATTAAAAACGCGCACTCCCGTTCGCTAAATAAACGAAGCGTCGCAGACGGTTTCATTCTTCGTtctgttatttttaaatattagcCCGCTGCATAAGTTATGTCCGTACACACTTTCGTTgaaaaaataacattatttCATTCCTTGTAACGTGACTCCACGTTTGACCCAGATTTTACTAAAAATCTGTAGCCTTTCGAAAATATTATCACAAATAACACAGGTCGCACGTAACCGAATGCCTTATAAACTTTCGTTCTCCGCGTGTTTTCGGACAGAACTTATTCAGCGAGTTGATATTTGCGAATCGTGGCAATTAATAAAGCAACATGGCTGATTTTTTCTCCAATGGGCCGAGTTTTCGTTAACCATTCGTGCGTTGGAAAATTGGCGGGCTGCGTTTGTGCACGCGAATGGAACGCGGACTCCAATAAAATCGAACCcgttattataatttatcgaCTTTACGGGACGATGGTTCTCGCGTGGTTCTctaaaaaatttcaacctATCCCCGAAGTTATTACCCGCGTACCCGGACTAAAATGTCCCCAATATTAATCCACCACTCGAAACGAATGACCGTCTcttaaatttcattcgaaagaaTCCCTTTCCAATTTCATACCGCGATATCCTATCGCGACCCAATGTTACCGGCATCGGTCTTATTCCGAATCGGCGATAAGTCAGGaggattgaaaattttcacgcGTTTCGAAAGCGGTTATCGTGGGTGGGGAAAGAGGGAAGGGGGTTGGTTCGCGAGAATCGATCTGGCCGTCGACTGGCCGACCCTTTTAGGCTGATGCTGCTGGCCTGTAATCACGGTCGAGATAAAGTGGATGGCAGGGTCTCGTCTCGAACCGGATGAGGACCGAGGGACTGTGGAGCGACGAGAGGGACCCCTCTCCCACCCCCTCgtggaattaattaaaaggtCGCGTGCGCGCGCGACCACGCCACTAACGTGCCGAAAGTTCGCCTCGTTAATTCCCTCTATCTAACCCTTTGCCCAAGCTGCTTCCGCTGGCCTTtgtgtaaaaaagaaatatcgagTCGTTCCTacggaaaaaaaggaaaaagtacAATGGAATTTTTATGCCGCTTTTCCTGCATCCTCTTCATCCTGCGATGATTTGCACCCAGGAGGTCGCGTTTACCTCCACGCGAATCCCATGGAAAAGAATCCTCTAAGTTTCCATTTGATGTTTAACTCATCCATAACTCTTTCGACTATACATAAACCCGACACAGGACTGGGTATTATAGACTTTTTGAGCAGACAAAAAATTGCTGAACGATCGTCGTACAAGTCCATTGTGAACAATTGGACTGATTCGAAATCGGCATCGGGAACAAAAGCACCGACGGCTTTGCTCGACGAAACAGTTCTTTCCCATGGGAAACATCGCACCTGCTGCAATCTAACCCGATGCTTCTTTTTTGTTTCGCTAAAAATCCTATAAACAATTGATTAATCGAAACTGACAACAGTGTATTCGGTGAATTTGAAGATTTAACGTCCGTCTCGAAGGAAGAAGCTGACGCGGATTAGCGTTAAACACGTCCTTCAGAAACACGGTCAACGACGGTGAATCGGAAATTAATTGACTCATATACTCGGTGACCTCGAAAGATCGTCGAGCGAAGGTCGAGCCCCTACAATCGACTTTCTTCCAACCAACGATTCCGTGCTTCTCTATATTTAGCGACACTGATCGGTCCATTCAAACTCTTTCGACactgaaatgaaaaatctcgagcggagggaaaaagaaaggaaaaaaaaattggggAAGAAAGAAGCAACGttttgatgaaaaaaaaaaaacgtttcATATCGCTGTACGAGAGACCACTTCTCTGAAGAAATTTGCAATGTAGAACGGAAAAAATCTGCATTTCAATGAAAAGATATTACACCAATGGTTTGTTTCAAAAGCAATCCGCGAAAAGTGTAATTTACACATTCGCAAACATGCGtacgaatattttttttcacaggaaaagaataaattttcctACTTTCAAAAGTGTTAGAATCGAAATGCTTTCATTAAGAAACATTTGTCCTGTCCGGAAATGTAAACGAACCTTAAGACAACAATTCGACGAAACTTGGTAGGCTTTAGGTGGAGAGTAGGTGTATAATATCGAAACGATCGTATAGAGCAGAATTTCTGCAACTAGGAGCAAACTTGCAGGTAAACACGAGTAAAGTCTACCGTGTAAACCAATCTGCCTCGTTATCGATTTCGTCCCTTAAACTCGGCCAACAATGGCCAACGAATCTCGTCGCATTTTCGTCTAATTGATCCCTTAAACCGATGTCCTTCCGGTTGGGAATAATTTCGCGAAGAAAAGAGAGGAATATTCTTTCAAGAAAATGAATCGAATCGAGGGATTAATTAATCCTGAAACAGGAGACGTATCAATCggaaaattgattaagatcACCTTTCGAGTAGCTTCGTTAATCTCAGGAGTTCGagcgttaattaatttccgGTCTAACGAATCCCTCCCCCTGTATGATTCGTAGCTCGCCGACCGTCCTGCACGAAAATCCATTTCACCGAGGAAATACGAAACTGGCATAATTAAATTCCAGGATTTTCTTTCGGTTTTcccgtgaaaaaaaaaattcctaaATAAATTACTTCGCTCAGACTGTCCACGTTCCACGTTGAACTTTCAAATCTGCTGTTCCCGCTCGAGTTACTAAGTACGTTCCAAACGTAAAAGGCCACTCGTGTGCGCGTTTCTCTTTTCGGCATTAACCATTCTTTTTGTCAGCTGGATTACTCGAGCCGGAAGCTCGTCGGACTCGAGACATTAAACTTCGCGCGAGGGAAACTACCCTCGGTCGTACGCTTTCGTAGATAATTCTAATAACTACTTTTTCCACCCTTCCACAAATTCTCTTATGGAGCCAAGCAAATGATATCGTTATCCGAGCTTACCGATCGTAGTGATGACCGTGAGGGAATAAAGAAAGGCGCCGGCGAAGCTCCATCTTTTGTTCTCCTCGGACCCATCGTACCCGTTCTTTACAGCTGTTACCAGCATCTTCTGATAGTTCTCTAGGATCGCTCTCACTTTAGCCTTCCAGATCCTCTCGGAGAACACGTTCTCCTAAACGGGGGAAACGCAAATAAACAGTTGGAGGATTTAGGTACGAGAGATGGGAAGAACATTAGAGGGACggtacattcttttcatctctCGTCAGTAATTCTCAGCTCGGTCCATCTCCCTAtgaattctataaaaaaaaagggagaagGAGACGCGAGCTGAGCAACAGCATATCTCGAGAGTGTGTAAAAGTCGAGGAAACTAGCGGAAAGAGAAACTCGTCACCTTGGAGGTAAGCTCCCATAGGGTGGCAGCTGTCAGGTTTCTCAGCCTGATCGCGTCCCCGGTGACGTCCATGCTGTTTCTACCCTCGATGTGGGTGAAAAGGAAGGCGCCGGCTATGGTATATCCAACCACCAGGCACACTATACCGACGTTGCTGAAGAGGAAGGCTATCAGAGCCCTGGTCCAGTCAGCTATCCTCTCGGCCCACGGTTTCCGTCTTCGTTTTCTTCTCCTTCCGCCGCGGCTACGATAACTTCCACCCTGCCAGTTTCTGTTCGACGTCGAGTACGATGCTCGATCCCCTTCCATATTTCCTGCCACTATTTCAGATATCTGCTGCTACTTTTTTTCCACTCTTCGCTTCTTTCTCGAGCGATTCAGCAACTTGCTGGGCTACACGAACAGCATTCTGACAGAAATCGAAAATTACACAGACCGACGAATAATCCTCGGTGAGCGATACAGGGAACCGTGGAAGGTGACAGAAGGGAGTCGAAAAGGTACGGAGGGAGGGAACGGAGCAgctaattacaaaattaccAGCGAGCTTGGACGCCTCCAGCGAGTCGGTTAGCCGGGTTAACGAACTGATCGTAAATTTAACAAACGCGTGGCCGCGGGAAGAAGCGTAATTTCGAAGTTTCTTGCGTAACGACGCGACTCGACGCCAGGCCAGACTTTGTTGCGCCCCGTCGCGGATGAAAATTTCAGACACGTGAAATTCGCCCAGGCGTACCGTGCATCGTCACGAAAGTATTTCGGTAGCAtcgtaaaaaaagaaaaaggaacaagaCGGAGATCTGGTATACAATGCCGGTAGTAAGAGGAGCTtggaattttcttcttttttttaaattcaatcttccaaaattttaataacataatattaCGGTTTATATAAACGTTTCAAGATTGTCATTTTCTTCGGAATCATACCTGAACGAGCAATTGGAAACGTCCGATTCACTTCCGGCCCTTCAGTTCCCAGAAGAGATCCCTTTTCGTAGATAAAGTCGGACAGTCGGTTTCACCAGTCCGTTCCAGATAAATGAATAGGGAGGACAGGATGGAATGCTAAGAAGGGATAGAGGTCAAGATTATAGTCGACGATCGCTGACCCGACGCGATAGAAAATTACTATCCGTCCTATCTGCCATCCTTTTTGCTTCCACgaattacatatatatatatacctaTTATATCGTTCAAGTATCTGGTATCGACTTGCTTCACTCGGAGAATCGAAAACGCGTTCCACGAACCGCTTAACGAAATCTATTGTGAAACCGTTTACGACCCGGCCAAAGAGGATCGTTGAAAGTCAAAACCGTGCCACGTGACAAGATCAAGAGGAATCCTGATCGATCAGATTTCACCTCTTATCCCTTGATTGaagtttttcatttcattagaGCGACACGTTCGACGAGACAGACACGTGTCCACCCATGCTGCACCCTGCTTTCTTCTTGTAGATCATTTTCCCTCGTTCATTCAACACTTTCTTACGGATTTATTCACTTTCATGATTAATGAATTAGGTGTTACAGTAGAAACAGCCATGCCTGGTGTACCATAATTTAttcagatttttattaattattagcgCGATTTAAAGAATATTCTTCCCTGATCTGAGATACCGTTCTAATTTCCTTTCGAAGCGAAACTCTTCAGcgttttttttctctcgatAATTGCGTGAAAACGAGCTACTTCCTCGAGCTTTCCTCGTGCACTGATTCCTTGCCGCTTCGACACAGTGACCGAAAATAGCAGCACCCTAAAAATAACCAGATCCAAGCTGGCCGTCCCTGACCGGATTCCAACTTCCTGGACACCCGGTACAGACACGGGACTTTGTTCAGGAAAAGGACGTTGCACCTTGTtcaattgtaaaaaaaatgtcAAAACGTCACCCTGTAAATTCATCCATCTTCtgatttaaatgaaaaaagaaatttctgtTCGAACGAACTGGCTATTAGTTTAATTAGCGGTCGGATTTTGAAAGGAACGGTGTCATAGCAGCGAGGGTGGATGAATGAAAGAAATTCGGGACGCTACGCGATGGAAATTCCGCGAGAGTTTCGAGGCATCGAGTGACATCGAGGGCTATCGAGGACGTAGCCCTCGAGGTGCTCGTTGTCGACCTCGTCGTTGTATTCGACGTCGTACGCGTCTAGGTCCTCGGCATCTTCCTCGTCGTCGCTCTCTTTGATGATCCCGAGCCTCTTCGCCACGTTCTTCACGTTGTTGATGACCTCCTCTTGCACCAGATTAAAGCTCATCGCCAGCAAAGCAATTCCAAATAGCAAGTACAACGAGCAAACCGCGATCCCTTTGTGAGCGTCCAGCTTATACGCCGGGACGAAATCGCCGAATCCTGAGGCAAACATATACTTTAATCTGTAATTAAATGTTGGAATAAAAATTCGtagaaaattgaagatgtGCTAACCGATGGTGGTGAGAGTGATGAAGCAAAAGTAAGCGGAATCGAGAAATGGCCAGTGTTCCCAGGCGCTGAACAAAAATGCACCACCGAAAATGTAACTGACCACCAGGAACACGCATAACCAGATGGGCACTGGTTTGATGGGCTGCCTTTCCTGGTCCTCGATGTAATACTCGTAATCAGAATCGAATTC
It encodes the following:
- the LOC123988042 gene encoding potassium channel subfamily K member 18 — protein: MEGDRASYSTSNRNWQGGSYRSRGGRRRKRRRKPWAERIADWTRALIAFLFSNVGIVCLVVGYTIAGAFLFTHIEGRNSMDVTGDAIRLRNLTAATLWELTSKENVFSERIWKAKVRAILENYQKMLVTAVKNGYDGSEENKRWSFAGAFLYSLTVITTIGYGNICPKTKWGKVATIVYAIIGLPLFLLYLSNIGDILAKSFKWTYARCCLCKCRRRTHEFAVRPRQEGGDVRRNHWQMIDANGREIDSFDVDKISLENDRVEEGDRNDEDEEDDDDSSSYDPQRVTVPLTLCVAIMVGYIWGGAILFSEWEDWNMLDGSYFCFVSLSTIGFGDIVPGDKIYAAQALDLSFIFCSMYLMLGMALIAMCFNLMQEEVIAKVRAFVRTIKYIFRCDR